One window of Leucoraja erinacea ecotype New England chromosome 37, Leri_hhj_1, whole genome shotgun sequence genomic DNA carries:
- the LOC129713818 gene encoding urotensin-2 receptor-like, whose translation MEDVDVGQVSKRNSTANTSLQNEENPNQVLVTSLLGATLGTMCIFGIVGNIYTLVVTARSMRSTSSMCVYISNLALADLLYLCTIPFVVCTYFAKDWYFEEVGCRLLFSLDLLTMHASIFILTVMSVERYRAVASPLDPGRSKSCRKAVAALVWLLSCLLSLPMMITIHLRESPDPAGIPKRICYTSWKHDSYKVYLTILFNTSILAPGLIIGYLYARLGRVYWFSGRLNLERRNVNLKQKVLYMIFSIILAYWACFVPFWSWQLAKLYHRGPLGLSPAAHTYINFFVTCLTYSNSCINPFLYTLLSKNYKESAARRRRGSAGRVIFRRAPRGGPGTQRSAAPRGVALEAREDGAP comes from the coding sequence atggaagacgTTGATGTTGGCCAAGTCTCGAAGAGGAACTCGACCGCTAACACGTCCCTTCAAAATGAGGAGAACCCAAACCAGGTGCTGGTCACATCGCTGTTGGGGGCCACTCTGGGCACCATGTGCATCTTTGGTATCGTGGGCAACATCTACACTCTGGTGGTCACCGCCCGGTCGATGAGGTCTACCAGCTCCATGTGTGTCTACATCTCCAACCTGGCCCTGGCCGACCTGCTCTACCTGTGTACCATACCCTTCGTGGTCTGCACCTACTTTGCCAAGGACTGGTACTTCGAGGAGGTGGGCTGCAGGCTCCTCTTCAGCCTGGACCTGCTGACCATGCACGCCAGCATcttcatcctcactgtgatgagcgTGGAGCGGTACCGAGCCGTGGCCTCGCCCCTGGACCCCGGGCGTTCGAAAAGCTGCAGGAAGGCAGTCGCCGCCCTCGTTTGGCTACTGTCCTGCCTTCTCAGCTTGCCCATGATGATCACCATACATCTACGAGAAAGCCCGGACCCAGCCGGGATCCCGAAGAGGATCTGCTACACGTCTTGGAAACACGACTCCTACAAGGTCTACCTCACCATTTTATTCAACACCAGCATCTTGGCCCCAGGCCTGATCATCGGGTATCTGTACGCGCGGCTGGGGCGCGTCTACTGGTTCTCCGGGAGGTTGAATCTCGAGAGGAGGAACGTCAACTTGAAGCAGAAGGTCTTGTACATGATCTTCAGCATCATCCTGGCTTACTGGGCCTGCTTTGTGCCGTTCTGGTCGTGGCAGTTGGCTAAGCTGTATCACCGGGGCCCGCTGGGATTGTCGCCGGCCGCCCACACCTACATCAACTTCTTTGTGACCTGCCTAACCTACAGCAACAGCTGCATCAATCCCTTCCTCTACACCCTGCTCTCCAAGAACTACAAGGAGTCGGCGGCCCGGCGCAGGAGGGGCTCGGCAGGGCGGGTCATCTTCCGCAGGGCCCCCCGAGGGGGTCCAGGGACCCAGCGCTCAGCTGCACCAAGGGGGGTCGCCCTCGAAGCAAGAGAGGACGGTGCTCCTTGA